A stretch of the Luteolibacter flavescens genome encodes the following:
- a CDS encoding glycoside hydrolase family 32 protein → MSCRSALLYCLVLSLGPAWAAAEPVPLFPNSDFEAGTLVNWTASGTAFTRQPTYGDNTLARGNVPAGQQGNYWIGTFENYDGITGVPGATRGDGPVGTLTSQPFVIQKRYITFLMGGGNHPATTGVKLVCEGTEYPMATGFDSESMIPVSFDAQALVGKTATLVIFDQATGGWGHINADNFQGSDEPAPSSFRFMPGIPRADSPAIGYDQQHRPQFHFTSRRNWLNDPNGMVFDGEKYHLFFQHNPLGTGWGNMTWGHATSTDMIHWRQKDHALLPYQIEGRSGTIFSGSAVVDHNNSLGVQTSSRKTLAAFYTYAHSSFYQALAYSTDGGVTWDYHDEGRAVVPYQGFDAGERDPKVFWHEASQKWVMLLWVQSGPGRIRFFTSTDLKEWTFASDLMRDWAFECMDMFPLPVDGNPAQTKWVIYDASFDYEIGSFDGTQFVTEAGPFKASHGSFYAAQSFNQAPGGRVVQVGWMNGGPDSSAAYGVPFNQQMSFPCDLTLRTTPAGVRLCANPIPEISALVTSTHETTGQVLDATNLLAAAGPLDLVDLSIEFSPGTATQVVIDLPRTTVRYNVANSTFTFTDVNGNAGTLFDGAVEPRAGRVKLRLLLDRLSLEAYAFDGEKFGSHYLNPNNGTSTPSIHASGGQGTVHALAVKKLASAWTPETPLSKVLANPGFEEGIPSGATYQGTIPGWTAFGDWAGAAGRWDDSGNALTEAAGYPDFTGVGAASLKARNAAGENRAGIYQSLGHVALADIGKTFTLGADLGARITDGPGNYAHTGELTVSFRKGVTSGVPGDAGTLLGTAGTRTVTADDVALPSLAGVAPVRSTAVFTPGIEDVGTEVFAVIDLKNISASTSAMDGEKHYIADNVTLSAVAPPLPAGPLAYEGFDYAAGAASVTGRDGGHGWAGPWVTVDSGSADLLAGSLAGATRTPAGYDALSTGGRCHLPNGRRVGRFLDTSPGGPFGARGLVDGNGRIGKDGSTLYLSFLQQPDGTSYFYEFEFHRGGLGDNGRIAGIGNDRTGNNVHLRAPNNTHTLMGAGDTNVNFYVVRIDFKAGNDDVRIYRNPTSATEPGEPTLTRLDAADMSFDGISFGAFVNGRTVAHDEIRLGTSWAEVIAEKPYITWTRASGLEAAGAGSASFDADPDHDGVPNGIEWLLGGSPLGFDGSALWTAEAADGLTISFDLDPEASAHTSLVLQWSTGLAEGTWTDVPIQPGGGTYPGGVVVTTSGDTVTVHVPGYHADNGKLFARLRAVEE, encoded by the coding sequence ATGTCTTGTCGTTCCGCGTTGTTGTATTGCCTTGTATTGTCGCTTGGCCCCGCCTGGGCCGCGGCGGAGCCTGTGCCGCTGTTTCCGAATTCGGATTTCGAGGCCGGGACCTTGGTCAACTGGACGGCGTCCGGCACGGCATTCACCCGCCAACCGACCTATGGCGACAACACGCTCGCCCGCGGGAATGTGCCAGCGGGGCAGCAGGGGAACTACTGGATCGGCACTTTTGAAAACTACGACGGCATCACCGGCGTGCCAGGTGCCACCCGCGGCGACGGGCCAGTCGGCACGCTGACCTCGCAGCCCTTTGTCATCCAGAAACGCTACATCACGTTCCTCATGGGCGGCGGCAATCATCCCGCGACCACCGGGGTGAAGCTGGTGTGCGAGGGCACCGAGTATCCGATGGCCACCGGCTTCGACAGCGAGTCGATGATCCCGGTTTCCTTTGACGCGCAGGCATTGGTCGGAAAGACGGCCACGCTGGTGATCTTCGACCAGGCGACGGGTGGCTGGGGCCACATCAATGCGGACAATTTCCAAGGCAGTGACGAGCCCGCGCCGAGCAGCTTCCGCTTCATGCCGGGCATCCCGAGGGCGGACTCTCCCGCGATCGGCTATGACCAGCAGCATCGCCCGCAATTCCACTTCACCTCGCGGCGGAACTGGCTGAACGACCCGAACGGCATGGTCTTCGACGGGGAGAAGTATCACCTGTTTTTCCAGCACAATCCCCTCGGCACCGGCTGGGGAAACATGACGTGGGGCCACGCGACCAGCACGGACATGATCCACTGGCGGCAAAAGGATCACGCGCTGCTGCCCTATCAGATCGAGGGTCGCAGCGGCACGATCTTTTCGGGCAGCGCGGTGGTGGATCACAACAACAGCCTCGGCGTGCAGACCAGCTCGCGGAAAACGCTGGCCGCCTTTTACACCTACGCGCACTCGTCCTTTTACCAGGCGCTCGCCTACAGCACGGACGGCGGCGTCACCTGGGACTACCACGATGAAGGCCGGGCGGTGGTGCCGTACCAAGGCTTCGACGCGGGCGAGCGTGACCCGAAGGTCTTCTGGCATGAGGCGTCGCAGAAATGGGTGATGCTCCTCTGGGTGCAGAGCGGTCCCGGGCGCATCCGCTTCTTCACCTCCACTGACCTGAAGGAGTGGACCTTCGCTTCCGACCTCATGCGGGACTGGGCCTTCGAGTGCATGGACATGTTCCCGCTGCCCGTGGATGGGAATCCGGCTCAGACGAAGTGGGTGATCTACGATGCCAGCTTCGACTACGAGATCGGCAGCTTCGATGGCACCCAGTTCGTCACCGAGGCGGGACCCTTCAAGGCGAGCCACGGCAGCTTCTACGCTGCGCAGAGTTTCAATCAGGCACCGGGCGGACGCGTCGTGCAGGTCGGCTGGATGAATGGCGGGCCGGATTCCTCGGCGGCCTACGGCGTGCCCTTCAACCAGCAGATGTCATTTCCCTGCGACCTGACGCTGCGGACCACGCCCGCGGGGGTGAGACTCTGCGCCAATCCCATCCCGGAGATTTCCGCCCTCGTCACCTCCACCCATGAGACGACAGGGCAGGTGCTGGATGCGACGAATCTGCTCGCGGCGGCAGGACCGCTGGATCTCGTCGATCTCTCGATCGAGTTTTCTCCCGGAACCGCGACCCAGGTCGTGATCGATCTGCCTCGCACGACGGTCCGCTACAATGTGGCCAACAGCACCTTTACCTTCACCGATGTGAATGGAAACGCGGGCACGCTGTTCGACGGAGCGGTGGAGCCGCGCGCCGGCCGGGTGAAGCTGCGGCTGCTGCTCGACCGGCTGAGCCTCGAGGCCTACGCGTTCGATGGCGAAAAGTTCGGATCGCATTACCTGAATCCGAACAACGGAACCTCCACGCCATCGATCCATGCTTCGGGCGGGCAGGGGACCGTGCATGCGCTCGCGGTGAAGAAGCTCGCCTCGGCGTGGACGCCGGAGACGCCGCTGTCCAAGGTGCTGGCAAATCCGGGATTCGAGGAGGGCATTCCTAGTGGCGCGACGTATCAAGGCACGATTCCGGGTTGGACGGCCTTCGGCGATTGGGCGGGTGCCGCGGGGCGCTGGGATGACAGCGGAAATGCGCTGACCGAGGCGGCAGGCTATCCCGACTTCACGGGGGTGGGTGCCGCTTCGCTGAAAGCGAGGAATGCCGCGGGTGAGAATCGTGCAGGGATCTATCAATCGCTGGGCCACGTCGCGCTCGCGGACATAGGAAAGACCTTCACGCTCGGCGCGGATCTCGGAGCGAGGATCACGGATGGCCCGGGCAACTACGCCCACACCGGCGAGCTGACCGTTTCCTTCCGCAAGGGAGTCACGAGCGGGGTACCGGGTGATGCCGGCACGTTGCTGGGCACCGCGGGCACACGCACGGTGACGGCTGACGATGTGGCGCTGCCGTCCTTGGCAGGCGTCGCGCCGGTGAGATCGACAGCTGTTTTCACGCCGGGCATCGAGGACGTGGGGACGGAGGTTTTCGCCGTCATCGACCTGAAAAACATTTCCGCGAGCACGAGTGCGATGGATGGGGAGAAGCACTACATCGCGGACAATGTGACGCTGTCCGCCGTGGCTCCGCCGCTTCCCGCCGGGCCGCTGGCCTATGAGGGCTTCGACTACGCGGCTGGTGCCGCGTCCGTGACCGGCCGCGATGGCGGGCATGGCTGGGCAGGGCCGTGGGTCACGGTGGACAGCGGCAGCGCGGATCTCCTGGCGGGCAGTCTCGCCGGAGCTACGAGGACTCCGGCGGGCTATGACGCGCTGTCCACCGGCGGCAGGTGTCATTTGCCAAATGGCCGGCGCGTCGGGCGCTTCCTCGATACGAGTCCCGGCGGTCCCTTCGGTGCCCGCGGGCTGGTGGACGGGAATGGCCGGATCGGGAAAGATGGCAGCACGCTCTATCTTTCCTTTCTCCAGCAGCCGGACGGCACGAGTTATTTTTACGAGTTCGAGTTCCATCGCGGCGGACTCGGGGACAACGGGCGCATCGCGGGCATCGGGAATGACCGCACGGGGAACAATGTCCACCTGCGTGCCCCGAACAACACGCACACGCTCATGGGAGCCGGGGACACGAACGTGAACTTCTACGTCGTACGGATCGATTTCAAGGCGGGCAACGACGACGTCCGCATCTACCGGAACCCCACGTCGGCGACCGAGCCGGGCGAGCCGACATTGACCCGGCTGGATGCGGCGGACATGTCTTTCGACGGTATTTCTTTCGGTGCTTTCGTGAATGGCCGGACCGTCGCGCATGACGAGATCCGCTTGGGCACGTCATGGGCGGAGGTCATTGCGGAGAAGCCCTACATCACTTGGACGCGTGCGAGCGGTCTGGAGGCAGCGGGGGCGGGGAGCGCTTCCTTTGACGCGGATCCGGATCACGACGGCGTGCCAAATGGCATCGAGTGGCTGCTCGGCGGCAGCCCGCTCGGATTTGACGGCAGCGCCCTCTGGACTGCCGAGGCGGCGGATGGCCTGACGATCTCCTTCGATCTCGATCCCGAGGCGTCCGCCCATACGTCGCTGGTCCTGCAGTGGTCCACGGGCTTGGCTGAGGGCACTTGGACGGACGTGCCGATCCAGCCGGGAGGCGGGACTTACCCCGGCGGAGTGGTGGTCACAACGAGTGGAGACACGGTCACGGTACATGTGCCGGGATACCACGCAGACAACGGGAAGTTGTTTGCCCGGCTGCGCGCAGTTGAAGAGTAA
- a CDS encoding substrate-binding domain-containing protein has translation MNSRTPAKHEDISDELRKEIAAGKYGEEGRLPSDSKLMERFGVSRPTVAQAMRTLALEGLVVRKTGSGTYARPPGQSTVPISTRRLALLMPHFGHTEIFQLIAGHLASLARHHEYSLVWGGSTLPQLDADTRLEHGEELCQQFIENRVDGVFFSPYEFVKGGYDANLRMVKRFRDAGIPIVLVDHDIVAYPERSEYDLVGVDNAGGGFMIGRHLIKLGCTRFVHVAKPLSASTVDARYTGLWTAVSQYGDAECFIKAERGEAGDPVFANKVMASRPDAIVCGNDHTAALLVRTLGKIGVSVPGDVRVVGFDDAGFASLVSPPLTTYRQPCQDIAISGFRAMLDRIQDPSLPARSIRLSGSLVVRESCGAYVK, from the coding sequence ATGAACAGTCGCACGCCTGCGAAGCACGAGGACATCTCCGACGAACTGCGGAAGGAAATCGCGGCCGGCAAGTATGGTGAGGAAGGACGCCTGCCCAGCGACTCGAAGCTGATGGAGCGCTTCGGCGTTTCCCGTCCCACGGTGGCGCAGGCGATGCGCACGCTGGCACTGGAGGGGCTGGTGGTCCGCAAGACTGGCTCCGGCACCTACGCCCGGCCGCCGGGGCAATCCACCGTGCCGATCTCGACTCGCCGCCTCGCACTGCTGATGCCGCACTTCGGCCACACGGAGATCTTCCAGCTCATCGCCGGTCACCTCGCCAGCCTCGCCCGGCATCACGAGTACAGCCTCGTATGGGGTGGCTCGACGCTGCCGCAGCTCGATGCCGACACGCGCCTGGAACACGGCGAGGAACTCTGCCAGCAATTCATCGAGAACCGCGTCGATGGCGTCTTCTTCTCCCCCTACGAATTCGTCAAGGGAGGCTACGACGCGAACCTGCGGATGGTGAAGCGCTTCCGCGACGCGGGCATCCCCATCGTGCTCGTGGACCACGACATCGTGGCCTATCCGGAGCGCAGTGAATACGACCTGGTCGGCGTGGACAATGCCGGCGGCGGCTTCATGATCGGCCGGCATCTCATCAAGCTCGGCTGCACGCGCTTCGTCCACGTGGCAAAGCCGCTGTCCGCCTCGACCGTCGATGCCCGCTACACCGGCCTGTGGACCGCCGTGAGCCAGTACGGCGATGCCGAGTGCTTCATCAAGGCGGAGCGAGGCGAGGCGGGCGACCCCGTCTTCGCGAACAAGGTGATGGCTTCACGACCGGATGCGATCGTCTGCGGGAATGACCACACGGCCGCGCTGCTGGTGCGCACGCTCGGGAAGATCGGCGTCTCGGTGCCGGGCGACGTGCGCGTGGTGGGATTCGATGACGCGGGCTTTGCCAGTCTCGTGAGCCCGCCGCTCACCACCTATCGCCAGCCCTGCCAGGACATCGCCATCTCCGGCTTCCGCGCGATGCTCGACCGCATCCAGGATCCCTCCCTGCCTGCCCGCAGCATCCGCCTCAGCGGCAGCCTCGTGGTGCGGGAGTCCTGCGGTGCCTACGTGAAATGA
- a CDS encoding glycoside hydrolase family 32 protein, which translates to MNTLFKTTALCATLTCPAFAASEIILADFEKSSYDPWIETGEAFGAGPAQGALPGQMGLAGFKGKGLVNTFFNGDDSTGTLTSPEFRIERKFIAFLIGGGKREHGLGLQLLVDGKVVRSATGSNDQPGGSEDLQQESWDVSDLAGKKAVLKIVDEAKGGWGHINVDHIVQTDTRPKGMISDAERTLVANTQYLNIPIKNGAPKRVVTLFVDGKKVVRNDIELADGAPDWWAPMDVSEWKGKKLTLRVDKLHEDSKALSAIVASNEMKDSGNLYEETQRGQFHFSPKRGWNNDPNGMVYYNGEYHLFFQHNPYGWGWGNMHWGHAVSKDLVHWEELSPKLLPDDMGPMFSGGAVVDHKNTSGFGKDGKPPMVLFYTAAGNPTVQGMAYSTDGRTFTKYEGNPILKEITPGNRDPKVVWHEPTKQWVMVLWVEVDRVNTMQFFTSPNLKDWTFVSRTDGFFECPEFFEAPVDGDESNKKWVLIGASSEYKIGSFDGKTYTPETPLLPGHRGKDFYAAQAFTNQPDGRHILIGWWRTETRGMPFNQSMSIPLDLHLIKTDDGPRMTFTPVKELEVLRAKSHKIGALSLKPGDKNPLDDISAELVEVRAEFEPGDAEEIVFNIRDAMVIYDAKKQELSVNGHRAPAPLIDGKQRLTIYCDRIGIEAFASDGQCFLPLPFNTKKENRRFYLESRGGEAKFTSLDVHELRSAWKK; encoded by the coding sequence ATGAATACCTTGTTCAAGACCACAGCCCTGTGCGCGACGCTCACGTGTCCCGCCTTCGCCGCCTCCGAGATCATCCTCGCGGATTTCGAGAAGAGTTCCTACGACCCTTGGATCGAGACCGGCGAGGCATTCGGCGCCGGCCCTGCACAGGGCGCGCTGCCCGGACAGATGGGTCTCGCGGGCTTCAAGGGCAAGGGTCTCGTGAATACTTTCTTCAATGGCGACGACTCGACCGGCACGCTGACCTCGCCGGAATTCCGCATCGAGCGGAAGTTCATCGCTTTCCTCATCGGCGGCGGGAAGAGGGAGCACGGCCTCGGGCTGCAATTGCTCGTGGACGGCAAGGTGGTTCGCAGCGCCACCGGCTCCAATGACCAGCCGGGCGGAAGCGAGGACCTGCAGCAGGAGTCATGGGACGTCTCCGACCTCGCGGGAAAGAAGGCCGTCCTGAAAATCGTGGATGAAGCGAAGGGTGGATGGGGTCATATCAATGTGGATCACATCGTCCAGACCGACACCCGCCCGAAGGGCATGATCAGCGACGCCGAGCGCACGCTGGTGGCGAACACCCAGTACCTGAACATCCCCATCAAGAACGGCGCACCGAAGCGCGTCGTGACGCTTTTCGTCGATGGCAAGAAGGTCGTCCGCAACGACATCGAACTCGCCGACGGCGCGCCCGACTGGTGGGCACCGATGGACGTGAGCGAGTGGAAGGGCAAGAAGCTCACCCTGCGCGTGGACAAGCTGCACGAGGACTCGAAGGCGCTGTCCGCCATCGTGGCGAGCAACGAGATGAAGGACTCGGGCAACCTTTACGAAGAGACCCAGCGCGGCCAATTCCACTTCTCGCCGAAGCGTGGCTGGAACAACGACCCGAACGGGATGGTGTACTACAACGGTGAGTATCACCTCTTCTTCCAGCACAATCCCTACGGCTGGGGCTGGGGGAACATGCACTGGGGCCATGCGGTGAGCAAGGACCTGGTCCACTGGGAAGAGTTGTCGCCGAAGCTCCTGCCGGATGACATGGGGCCGATGTTCAGCGGTGGCGCTGTGGTGGACCACAAGAACACCAGCGGCTTCGGCAAGGACGGCAAGCCGCCGATGGTGCTCTTCTACACTGCAGCGGGAAATCCCACCGTGCAGGGCATGGCCTACAGCACCGATGGCCGCACCTTCACGAAGTACGAAGGCAATCCGATCCTGAAGGAAATCACTCCCGGCAACCGCGACCCGAAGGTGGTGTGGCACGAGCCGACGAAGCAGTGGGTGATGGTCCTGTGGGTCGAGGTGGACCGCGTGAACACGATGCAGTTTTTCACCTCGCCGAATCTCAAGGACTGGACCTTCGTCAGCCGCACGGATGGCTTCTTCGAGTGCCCCGAGTTCTTCGAGGCCCCGGTCGATGGCGATGAGTCTAACAAGAAGTGGGTGCTGATCGGTGCGAGCAGCGAATACAAGATCGGCAGCTTCGACGGGAAGACCTACACTCCCGAGACGCCGTTGCTGCCGGGTCATCGTGGCAAGGACTTCTACGCCGCCCAGGCCTTCACGAACCAGCCGGACGGACGCCACATCCTCATCGGCTGGTGGCGCACGGAGACGCGCGGCATGCCCTTCAACCAGTCCATGTCCATCCCGCTGGACCTGCACCTCATCAAGACCGACGACGGCCCGCGCATGACCTTCACCCCGGTGAAGGAGCTCGAAGTGCTGCGCGCCAAGTCGCACAAGATCGGAGCCCTCTCGCTGAAGCCCGGTGACAAGAACCCGCTCGATGACATCAGCGCCGAGCTGGTGGAAGTGCGTGCGGAATTCGAGCCCGGCGATGCCGAGGAGATCGTCTTCAACATCCGCGACGCGATGGTGATCTACGATGCGAAGAAGCAGGAGCTCAGCGTGAACGGCCACCGCGCGCCCGCACCGCTGATCGATGGCAAGCAGCGCCTCACCATCTACTGCGACCGCATCGGCATCGAGGCCTTCGCCAGCGACGGCCAGTGCTTCCTGCCGCTGCCCTTCAATACGAAGAAAGAGAATCGTCGTTTCTACCTCGAGTCCCGTGGCGGTGAAGCGAAGTTCACTTCGCTCGATGTCCACGAGCTGCGCTCGGCCTGGAAAAAGTAA
- a CDS encoding ROK family protein, producing MPSTIVGAIEAGGTKFVCAVGNGPGSGILERTRFDSGDNPARLMREVVDWFLGQQDKHGEIAGLGLASFGPVDLDENSPTYGYITTTPKRGWQHADILGPLRRAFPGVPAIFDTDVNGAALGEARWGAATGLEDFIYVTAGTGIGGGGMARGRLLHGLVHPEMGHMGLPRIDGDDFEGVCPFHGRCWEGLCSGPAIAKRAGMPAESIPPDHPAWDLTARYMAHAFVNLTCVLSPRRIILGGSVRKAGRLGEEAFLGKVRTAFRDVLAGYIQSPSLDERGIEDYIVPPLLGDDAGVCGAIALAQSVAKTAATPERSRRESIGTSVGHIVS from the coding sequence ATGCCTTCAACCATCGTCGGTGCCATCGAAGCCGGTGGCACGAAGTTCGTCTGCGCCGTCGGCAACGGGCCGGGCTCGGGCATCCTCGAACGCACGCGCTTCGACAGCGGCGACAACCCCGCCCGCCTGATGCGGGAGGTGGTGGACTGGTTCCTCGGGCAACAGGACAAGCACGGCGAAATCGCCGGACTCGGCCTGGCGTCATTCGGCCCGGTGGACCTCGATGAAAATTCACCGACCTACGGTTACATCACCACCACGCCGAAGAGAGGCTGGCAGCATGCGGACATCCTCGGCCCGCTGCGCCGCGCCTTCCCGGGCGTGCCGGCGATCTTTGACACCGACGTGAATGGCGCTGCCCTCGGCGAGGCGCGATGGGGCGCGGCCACGGGCCTGGAGGATTTCATCTACGTGACCGCGGGCACCGGCATCGGTGGCGGCGGCATGGCGCGGGGCAGGCTGTTGCACGGCCTGGTGCATCCGGAGATGGGTCACATGGGACTGCCGCGCATCGATGGCGATGACTTCGAGGGCGTGTGCCCTTTCCACGGCCGCTGCTGGGAAGGACTCTGCTCCGGGCCCGCCATCGCGAAGCGCGCCGGCATGCCTGCCGAGTCCATCCCGCCGGATCACCCCGCATGGGATCTAACAGCGCGCTACATGGCGCATGCCTTCGTCAATCTCACCTGCGTGCTTTCGCCGCGCCGGATCATCCTCGGCGGCAGCGTCAGGAAGGCCGGGCGACTGGGTGAGGAGGCGTTCCTTGGAAAGGTCCGTACAGCTTTCCGGGATGTCCTTGCAGGTTACATTCAATCCCCTTCCTTGGACGAAAGGGGAATAGAAGATTACATCGTTCCTCCTTTGCTGGGTGATGACGCAGGAGTCTGCGGTGCCATCGCCCTGGCGCAGTCGGTCGCGAAGACCGCTGCCACCCCTGAACGGTCACGGAGAGAATCGATCGGCACTTCCGTCGGTCACATCGTCTCCTGA
- a CDS encoding glycoside hydrolase family 172 protein, whose amino-acid sequence MIARIATLLLAIAPLGSHAAETLSYRDLVTRLTGMERLASPVVAGERGGASTSHDRDSAYDAATGAYRDWGANDDGWGFIRKEGNGQVLVDLEGPGVLWRVWSAKPEQGHIRIYLDGSTTPIVDKPFRSLFDDLEKEYPGLAMTLSRGRNTFIPIPFAKSCKVVMSEGWGAYFHATHTLFPKDTKVSTFPGFTPEVAASLKQANEAWQKIGDNPYRGGEPARKSETLDVSAGGSKEIAVAGAGAMRVLKVKPLGLPEDRIKQEDILRELTLSISWDGEEKPSVWAPLGDFFATSPGLNPFKTLPMGCVDGEFYCYFYMPFSDGMKLVLGNDGEASRKVAVSLETVPLDAAEASKLLRFRAAWHGDDFTGLEKDRFLHKRGDRWPDWPLLVVEGKGRYVGMSQHIWKFGGWWGEGDEKFYVDGEAFPSTIGTGSEDYIGYAWAADPPFITFDSPSASISRIRPDAQEDTSVCRFHLSDDVPFEKGFQGFIEVMPNRDCRPAVYDVCAYWYGESSSTNPYSPVPLAERRHPRPSRDMKHVMPSTFETIKPGPGMIEAEDMMVVRTGSGRHWVQDMASFPDGTWSRDAQLVWTDGTLGDEIEIAFTVGKSGRQELFAAFTKAADYGIFSLAVDGVPVGRDFDLFAERVTGTGEIPLGTYDLDAGTHVLTAKVVGRNPKVQAGTTGGHLFGLDYLKIKEAKR is encoded by the coding sequence ATGATCGCAAGAATCGCCACCCTGTTGCTCGCCATCGCGCCGCTCGGATCGCACGCGGCGGAGACGCTCTCCTACCGTGATCTGGTCACCCGGCTCACCGGCATGGAGCGGCTCGCCTCGCCGGTCGTGGCGGGCGAACGGGGTGGCGCTTCCACCAGTCATGACCGCGACTCGGCCTACGACGCAGCCACGGGCGCCTATCGCGACTGGGGTGCGAATGACGACGGCTGGGGCTTCATCAGGAAGGAGGGGAACGGTCAGGTGCTCGTCGATCTGGAGGGCCCTGGCGTGCTATGGCGCGTGTGGTCGGCGAAGCCAGAGCAGGGCCACATCCGAATCTATCTCGACGGAAGTACGACGCCCATCGTAGACAAGCCCTTCCGCAGTCTCTTCGACGATCTGGAGAAGGAGTATCCGGGCCTGGCGATGACCCTTTCCCGCGGGAGAAACACCTTCATCCCTATCCCTTTCGCGAAGTCGTGCAAGGTCGTGATGAGCGAGGGGTGGGGTGCCTACTTCCATGCCACCCACACGCTTTTCCCGAAGGATACGAAGGTGAGCACCTTCCCGGGGTTCACGCCCGAGGTGGCGGCGTCATTGAAGCAGGCGAATGAAGCCTGGCAGAAGATCGGGGACAACCCGTATCGCGGTGGCGAGCCGGCGCGCAAATCGGAAACGCTCGATGTATCTGCGGGCGGCTCGAAGGAGATCGCCGTCGCCGGGGCGGGTGCCATGCGCGTGCTGAAGGTCAAGCCGCTTGGCCTGCCGGAAGATCGCATCAAGCAGGAGGACATCCTCCGCGAGTTGACGCTCTCTATCTCCTGGGATGGCGAGGAGAAGCCGAGCGTATGGGCTCCCCTGGGGGATTTCTTTGCCACGTCGCCGGGCCTCAATCCCTTCAAGACGCTGCCGATGGGCTGCGTGGATGGTGAGTTCTACTGCTATTTCTACATGCCCTTCTCGGATGGCATGAAGCTCGTGCTCGGCAACGACGGCGAGGCATCGCGGAAGGTCGCGGTGAGCCTCGAGACCGTCCCGCTCGATGCAGCCGAGGCTTCGAAGCTGCTGCGCTTCCGCGCCGCGTGGCATGGCGATGATTTCACCGGCCTGGAGAAGGACCGCTTCCTGCACAAGCGCGGCGACCGCTGGCCGGACTGGCCGCTTCTGGTAGTGGAGGGCAAGGGGCGCTACGTCGGCATGTCCCAGCACATCTGGAAATTCGGCGGCTGGTGGGGCGAGGGTGACGAGAAATTTTACGTCGATGGCGAGGCCTTCCCGTCCACCATCGGCACCGGCAGCGAGGACTACATCGGCTACGCCTGGGCGGCGGATCCGCCCTTCATCACCTTCGACAGCCCGTCGGCATCGATCTCGCGGATCCGTCCCGACGCGCAGGAGGACACATCCGTCTGTCGCTTCCACCTTTCCGACGACGTTCCTTTCGAGAAGGGATTCCAAGGGTTCATCGAGGTGATGCCGAACCGCGATTGCCGCCCCGCCGTCTATGACGTCTGTGCGTATTGGTACGGTGAATCCAGTAGCACGAATCCCTACTCGCCGGTGCCCCTTGCGGAGCGCCGCCACCCGCGGCCGTCGCGGGACATGAAGCACGTGATGCCGTCCACCTTCGAGACCATCAAGCCCGGGCCGGGAATGATCGAGGCCGAGGACATGATGGTGGTCCGCACCGGCTCCGGCCGCCACTGGGTGCAGGACATGGCCAGCTTCCCCGATGGCACCTGGAGCCGGGACGCTCAGCTCGTGTGGACCGATGGCACGCTGGGCGATGAGATCGAGATCGCCTTCACGGTCGGCAAGTCCGGCAGGCAGGAACTCTTCGCCGCCTTCACGAAGGCAGCCGACTACGGAATCTTTTCCCTCGCCGTGGACGGCGTGCCCGTCGGGCGGGATTTCGATTTGTTCGCCGAAAGGGTGACGGGCACGGGAGAAATCCCTCTCGGCACCTACGACCTCGACGCGGGCACCCACGTGCTGACGGCGAAGGTCGTCGGCCGCAATCCGAAGGTGCAGGCCGGGACCACCGGCGGCCACCTCTTCGGCCTGGACTATCTCAAGATCAAAGAAGCGAAGCGATGA